The following coding sequences are from one Halococcus salifodinae DSM 8989 window:
- a CDS encoding glycosyltransferase family 4 protein: MHVCLLFGGRFSTNERARSHAVALHEAGHTVTVVCRGAAHDLDRESIDGIDVRRLPEETLYAGVKGKLDGLRYALQVIHPAWLRAVEEIADERAIDVCGVTDLRLVKTGLRVGDVHDVPVVATLPGNAPALEQRRNRTDGWLDRLQDPRKLARRLFHSPWRLGRLETGPLGGVDRLVTTCEEARARYVREVGIDPERVSVVHDTTSALDTFETDGHVDRGLGFDPEAAFVVTAFANGPFDTDLEAVVTAAARAADDVANLQLVLVGDHDRETTDALETQARRELAGGRVTFRTETDPDRLPAHVVASDVCVFPTHPSAVAETSIPRPLFRALATGVPIVTTDIGPASRVVGEADAGRVIPVGDRESLTAALVALADSTTAAAHGANGRRAVERQYDTERGASRLASIYESLSWTAVSEAGDELKTARTGGSTAP; the protein is encoded by the coding sequence ATGCACGTCTGTCTACTGTTCGGCGGACGCTTTTCGACCAACGAACGGGCGCGGAGCCACGCTGTCGCGCTCCACGAGGCGGGCCACACGGTCACCGTCGTCTGTCGTGGCGCAGCCCACGACCTCGACCGCGAATCGATCGATGGGATCGACGTGCGTCGACTTCCCGAGGAGACGCTGTACGCCGGAGTAAAGGGGAAACTCGACGGCCTGCGGTACGCTCTTCAGGTGATTCATCCCGCGTGGCTGCGCGCGGTCGAAGAGATCGCCGACGAGCGGGCGATCGACGTCTGTGGAGTGACCGATCTCCGGCTCGTGAAGACCGGATTGCGGGTCGGTGACGTCCACGACGTGCCGGTGGTCGCCACTCTCCCCGGAAACGCGCCGGCGCTCGAACAGCGTCGCAATCGGACCGACGGCTGGCTCGATCGGCTCCAGGATCCCCGAAAACTCGCTCGCCGGCTGTTTCACTCGCCGTGGCGGCTGGGACGGCTCGAAACCGGGCCGCTCGGCGGCGTCGATCGGCTCGTGACGACTTGCGAGGAGGCGCGCGCACGCTACGTCCGCGAGGTGGGGATCGATCCCGAGCGCGTGTCGGTCGTCCACGACACCACCTCGGCGTTGGATACCTTCGAAACCGATGGCCACGTCGACCGCGGTCTCGGCTTCGATCCCGAAGCCGCGTTCGTCGTCACCGCGTTCGCGAACGGGCCGTTCGACACCGATCTCGAAGCGGTCGTCACGGCGGCCGCGCGGGCGGCTGACGACGTCGCGAACCTTCAGTTGGTGCTCGTTGGCGATCACGATCGAGAAACCACGGACGCTCTCGAAACCCAGGCTCGACGGGAGCTTGCGGGCGGTCGGGTCACGTTTCGCACCGAGACCGATCCGGACCGATTGCCTGCACACGTCGTCGCGAGCGACGTCTGTGTGTTCCCCACCCACCCGTCGGCAGTCGCCGAGACATCGATTCCGAGGCCGCTGTTCCGGGCGCTAGCGACGGGCGTGCCGATCGTGACGACCGATATCGGGCCCGCATCGCGGGTCGTCGGCGAGGCGGACGCCGGTCGGGTGATCCCCGTCGGGGATCGGGAGTCGCTGACTGCGGCGCTCGTCGCGCTTGCCGATTCCACGACAGCCGCCGCACACGGCGCGAACGGCCGGCGAGCGGTCGAGCGCCAGTACGATACTGAGCGGGGCGCCTCGCGGCTCGCATCGATCTACGAGTCGCTCTCTTGGACTGCGGTCAGCGAGGCGGGCGACGAGCTCAAAACGGCCCGGACAGGAGGTTCGACAGCGCCATGA